From Numenius arquata chromosome 4, bNumArq3.hap1.1, whole genome shotgun sequence, a single genomic window includes:
- the CCDC127 gene encoding coiled-coil domain-containing protein 127 has product MNNLNDPPNWNILPNQREPGDEGSRWNYALLVPMLGLAAFRWIWTRECQKEIEKEKKEYYKKHSSLQKDLEAKYRDTITENRRTVAHLELELEKERNRTLSYREALVSQSRKLVEERRMLEQEQEKLEREKQVLLHSGAAGSLYQSCLAKEEEWQKKANILLREFEEGLKERQDIYCSLVVPRSQRLEIEKNLLVKAATDPVAMALHMESGLKDIFKHDNYCGNMLNRNKSQNGRLMWLYLRYWELAIELQKFQRAEKTMLGKQ; this is encoded by the exons ATGAATAACTTAAATGACCCTCCCAACTGGAACATCCTGCCAAATCAGCGAGAGCCCGGGGATGAAGGCAGCAGATGGAACTACGCCTTGCTGGTCCCCATGCTGGGTTTGGCCGCCTTCC GTTGGATCTGGACCAGAGAAtgtcaaaaagaaatagaaaaagaaaaaaaagaatattataaaAAACATTCATCTTTACAAAAAGACCTGGAAGCCAAATACCGAGATACAATCACAGAAAATCGTCGCACAGTTGCTCACTTGGAGTTGGAGCTTGAAAAGGAACGCAACAGAACCCTGAGTTACCGTGAAGCCCTCGTGTCCCAGAGTCGCAAGCTAGTAGAAGAAAGAAGGATGCTAGAACAGGAACAGGAGAAGTTAGAGCGAGAAAAACAAGTCCTTTTGCACTCGGGAGCAGCAGGTAGCTTGTACCAAAGTTGTCTGGCAAAGGAAGAAGAATGGCAAAAGAAAGCCAATATTTTACTAAGGGAATTTGAAGAGGGACTTAAAGAAAGACAGGACATCTACTGCAGTCTTGTTGTACCCAGAAGCCAGAGactagaaatagagaaaaatctgCTAGTTAAAGCAGCAACCGATCCTGTTGCTATGGCTCTACACATGGAAAGTGGcttaaaagatattttcaaacaTGATAACTACTGTGGCAATAtgctgaacagaaacaaaagtCAAAATGGAAGACTTATGTGGCTGTATCTGAGATATTGGGAACTAGCTATTGAACTACAGAAGTTCCAGAGGGCAGAAAAGACCATGTTAGGAAAACAGTAA